Genomic segment of Hydractinia symbiolongicarpus strain clone_291-10 chromosome 5, HSymV2.1, whole genome shotgun sequence:
tttaacatatTCTTAACATTTtctaattctgatatatatattttagcacaagttaaaattaaataatcttTGAATGCAAGCTACTGCAAAAATCACCCACACAATGCAGTTGTTTCAGCTGACAGACAGAttgagtaaaaaaagaaaaaaagatcttAAGAACAAGGTTAGGCTCAGATGTCATTTAGCGTCCATCAAATCAATTCACAGTAgctgtaatgaaaaaaaaaagtaaaacccGTATATATTCCTTTACAGGAAAACCAAAGTGAAACAGACTTGTCTAAGCATTTATGTTGAAATAAATGAGCCCGCTTAACCATTAAGGAACTTCCTTACTTGACTTTTTTTATAGcacaaagcaaagcaaagaaAATTCCATGAAACAAAAAGCCTAGCACGCTTGCTTTGTTTATTAAGACGCcacataaataaaaacaaaaatatttgacgCTCAAGTCATGGAAAAAAAAGGAAACCATTGTAGCTTACTAAAATTTGActggttttaataaaaaaaaacgagtGCATATTCTTATATAAAAGTGTGTGATCACTGAGACGGAAAAGCCTACGAATGGAAACATCGACCATGAGGCAATTATGATGCTGCAATGTATGAtcacaaaatttaaaacctCACCATAGAAATTAAACGAGGTAATTAGCTACATCCAgcgtttaatttattgttttgatAAGTGAATAGATATAATTTTTTGTACTAATTGCTACTCTTTCTTACTTCGGTGCCTTTTTGTGTCGCATGTTTCCTATCGATGTTTAATAAAGGGtaactaaaaaattaataattaaaagaacTGATGATAGGTttggattaaaaaaaagattcgCGTCCCTACTCTCGTGCTTACATGTCATGAAACTTGAAATCCAAAATAGCATCTTGTGACGTGTACTATTTTCGTATCAAATATTCAAAATGGTTGAAATTTTTTTCCATGTTTGTAAATCGACCTACGACACCCAAACGGAATTCCAACTGACTAAAGTtaataaaaagtattttgatgtaaatttaaaaaccGTTTCAAAAGTCTGAAAGTGACTGTACTAGGAAACATTAGAAAATGAAAGGTCTTAGCTCAACCACAAATCCTTAAAGAGTTTCAAACGTAACTCGACACAAACTGATGAGTCATGGAAAGAAAATAAGGAAGTTAATTCTCAACATTTTAGCTAACAACTATGAAGTGAGGTTTGTACTGTccaaataaattacaaaaaaaatattcctcGAACAACAGCCATACATTAAACGGAGAAATCTTGGCGTAACGAAAGTTTTGTCAAAAACGCACAGTTAAATCGAAGCCAAATTTAAAAGCCATTTTTTCAAACATAACACTTTAGGTACATATAGACTCCAATAGGGGAATTTGTTAAAGAACAAAAGTATTTCATCCTAACGACCTTATAGGCAgcgttttcattttaaatatttttctccAATAAAAAATAGCGTAGTACATTCCAACTCTGATTGTGTTTTCCAATAAGCATATATTAGCTTGGTATCAAATTTAATCTCCAAAATAAGATATGCAAAAACAGGAATTAGCTAAAGTTTCAAGCACAAGGCTTGAATAACCAAATTTAAAAGACCATTTTAAGTGAAAAACAGCCTTTAATATGGCTTTGTAGACattatatatattcaaaaaaatgaCACATGATCTATAATAGAAAGATTGTAAAGTTTGATCTTAAACTCAACAAAAAAGCGCTATAGCGAGTTTCGATCGAATCATACATTAGTGGTATAAAAAAACTCGCTGTGCGGGGTACGTTGTAATGAAGCATTGCGTTAAGTAGAAACCTAATGTGAAGTTCACGGTGATGACTTAAATGCAACGAAAGTGTCATGTGCTACACGAATtcgtaataaaataataataaaaaggttAATTGAGCTGAATTATGCGTAATTAGTAATGTACTACCTATGCTGATTCATTGTGAAGAGGTTTTTATATCCAGTTTTAATCTCCGAAGAAAACTGGCTGATTATGCGATAAACATTTTcacaaatagctagctagcgatTTAAGAgatctaattttaattttttaaaaagaattacaTAATTCTATTTCGAGTTCTTTattaacaaaagtaattatttattgtTAACGCGAAAAACAAACGAGTGTTTTTGCTTCAGCGGAAATTGCAACAACCAAGAATTGGAACCAGATTAGAAAAACCATTAAAACAAAATTCGTATCAAACGGTATCCGTTACAATAAAAATCATTACCgctcaaaacatttttgtatagTTAACTatccgttttatttttttttccttttccggAAAAATCGGAATATTATCGAGCTGTTGTGACACAAGAGCGATGTTTTCATGCATGTTACAATTATTATAAGAGTGTACTGAAGTCACGAATTCTACTGTTATGCACAGAGATTCTTTTTTTTGTCATGTCAGCTGTTCTAAACATCCTCAAGTTTCTCTCCTCCCaatactattttttaaaacaatgttgCTAAATGTTGCCATATCcacataaatttgttctgtGCTTGTGAACATGTAAAGCGAAAGTATGTTTGATATGAAGACGAAAACGATTGTTCGCTGATTGCAAGTGTAGCTTCCATTAGAAGGAGCTTCAAACACTtcgaaaaatacttttttttttctgaaattctGGATAACTTCAGTAATGCCTAATTTTTCCTGATCATGTGAGGAACTTGAAAGACCAGCCACTTGCGTTAATAGCAGGCTTGCATTAAAAGCAGATTGGTAGGTAATTCATTTACACCATCTTCCCTGTTGGCGGGCTTTAAAATGAGCTGCTAAAAAACTGTCGTGTTTTCATGTTCTTTCGATTCcgattaaaataacttttttttttacatgtttttaggttatttggttagattcGATATCTCAGTGTAAATTTGTGCTGCCGCAGCACGTTCTGTTTCCATAGTTTTTGTGGAAATAAACGGTTCGTGGAGCAGATTGTTCCATAATGCAGAAATTGCAGAGAGTTCAGCTAGCGCAATTTTGATGTTGGTTAGCTTACACCACAGTTAAAACATTTGAAGGTCATAAGTGATGTTGTTCGCCTATTTCGAGAAAAAAAGCCGAAAAACGCACAATTTTCTACCTATTATTGCCAGGGTTGTAGTTGAACCGCAGAGGAAATTCTTGGAGCCATAGGGCTTCTTGTTCTCCATTACTTTAGCATAGATCCGACTGTTTTTGAACGTTATGTTTTATCGTAAAACACTTGCTTTACTGTTTTTAAGTCGTAAACAGCAGGGAACGGACGAGTTTTAAGAGAGAGAAGAAAACAATATtctcattttgtattttttttaaaaaaaattattgagggGAGGTGCAGTAATATAAAATTGATTTGTCTTAAATACGgtacagtaaaaaaatgcctttcaaaagtcattttttaaatcagaagataaaacaaaacaaaaaagaaacgaaaCTTTAAAGCGGAatatttactttctttttgtttccttCAAAGTAAACAATTAGGATTTCTTGAAGGAGGAGTTttctaaaggctgaaatacacggtcagtttaaaatgatcattttaaaatgatcatttaaacatgtttgaagtttatcattttaaaatgatgaaCTTCTGCATAGAAATTGCTAGACGGTGTTGTTTTACTATGACGCCATTAAGTTTTTTGAGTATATTTCAGTTATTCTGTATAAACAGAAGGAGTATAGACGATAGtaaacattttcaatttttttcgagtacaaatttaatatattacaAGAATAATTTTCAAGATGGGAACTAAAGCGCAGAAAACGGAATCAACTGAGAATTTTATAAGTGCATATTCGAACACTTCTTCCACACGCAATTCTCATAAAAGAGTATTATATACCCCAAGTTCTGTTCTTCTACCGAGCCATGGCTTCACCCAAGTagatctatttcttctgcgtttttttctttttgaaagaaTGGCAATTATAACAACTGCTGCAGCACATTCGTCTTCAGAGTCCATAGTGTAAAGaacttttatttacaaattctatcattttaaaatgactcGTGTATTCAGGTGTtccatcattttaaaatgacgaaaaacaccagtcattttaaaatgatcattttaaactgaccgtgtatttcagccttaagaTTATATATGCATAGAAGTTATGAGAAGTCTTAAGACtagaaataaaaagaatttttaatatgCGCGTATGACTCCTAGCAATATATTCgcgttttttttacttttcaagAAATGCATCATTtattaaagttttttgttttaaggCTGAGTTACACTTGTGTGATGTTactaaaaatattcaatttttcaaaaattgtttagtGTATAATAGTTAATAATGCATAAGTGTAACTTGGCCTTTATACTAATTACTAAACTTCGTTTCTcaatttgaaagaaaaatcttttgttaccAAGGCCAATATTATTTTACTAAAACatgaaatgaaaaagaaatacttttttcaaactttcaaaTATAAATTCATAACATGTCTAACAGGAAAtagtaagtatttttttttagaattttatcCGCACATGCCAAATATTTATTTGGAAAATCGAAAAAGCTACATTATATACAAATCAgaataatgaataaaaaaaacctttttgtaaAGTCGCTCTCCTTTTAACAGCATCGTAAAAAGCACAAGTGTGTTTCTTAGCGCTCGCGCAATTTTCAAAGTTAGTAAGTtgatacttgaattttttataaaatatctttttagGGTATTAAGGGTGATTTTCACAtacattttttcaacaaaatttcaaaGGAAAATACGTCGTAAGTAACAaaggttttatttttatgtggAAGAAACATACCTTATTCCAGAAAATTAATGTGGAACAAAATTAACGCTAATTTtgtaaattcgcgttaattaaatgccctTAATGAGGTGTAACGTGCATATCCTGGAAACTTTAGTTTACTTAATTTGAAATCTGTAAATGAAGCTTGAACTGGAGGgttaaagataaataaaatcaGGGAAATTGATCATGATGCCCATTGTGTCCATCACATTTCTTCTCTTTTTGATTCGTgttattttaatgctttttgtTAGTCTTTTTTAACTGTAATTGCATTTCCCGCCAACTTTAAATATTGGCCAATCAAATCACGACAAAAGTAACATTTCAGCGGATGTGGGTTTTAGCTAGTAAACAAACAATGTTCCTCCTTTTTATGAGAAGAATCTTTTCAAGGAAATTATCAGTTCGCATTCCTTAGATTATTTAAAGTCAACGCCAGCTCGAACGCTACTTAAATTCGTTTATATTTGGAACTATTTTACTTGCTAAATTCTTCTCAAATCGTCATCTTTTAGGTCCCACTCGATTACATATATTCAACTCTCGCCCTATTATAAATTTAAATCTATTTAAttactttagaaaaaaacataacacaAATTTGTTGTTGCAATGGACAACATGAGTGTTTGCATTTCAACACCAATTTACGATTTCGCATAGAAACATCGCCGATTACAGAACAACACATCGACTAGCAACTTGTTTTGAAGAGCTAAATATTTTATCAAGACTACGAAACACAGAATGAAATTAGTTGTTGTTATATTTCTCGCGCAGGTCATGGGTTTTCAACCAATACATAATAGCACCAATTTTAATAAAACTGAATACAAAAACATAATGGCGTATTACAAAGAACCATGCAGTACTTCACACATTCCCAGCTTTCAAAACACTCAAAACGCGACATTTATCATCGGAGGTATGTTTCCCATTCACATAAACAACAAAGGCCGACTTATTTACAACACATTCGCCTTAAGTTGGGTTGAAGCATTTCAATTCGCTATACACGAGATCAACAATAGCACAAACTTGTTACCAGGATCAAAATTAGGATTTCAGATATTCGACAGTTGTAACGTAATGTCGATAGCACTGGACGCCGCTTTACAGATGACACAAACTTTCGGGGGCGCAAATTCAAACTGGTCATGCACGTGTAACAGCCGAAAACAATCAATCATTGCTCTAGTGGGGGACGCTGCATCGTCAACGACGACAAAAATTGCGGCCACATTGTCAGCATCAATGACTACACAAATAAGTTACTCCGCAACGACGACAGAGCTTAGCAACAAAATACTTTACCCTAACTTTTTACGAACGATTGCACCAGACAATCAACAAGTATCCCTTGTGGTCGATTTAATGCGACACTTTCGTTGGGACTATATCAACATTATAGCTTGCGATGACAGTTACGGTCTTGCTGGCTTCAACGAGCTTCTGAAACAGATGACTCGCTACAACATATGCGCTGCCAACAGCGACGTGTATGATATAAAAAACGACAACAAGTCCATATATACCAGCAAAGTTATTCGCAAATTAAAAAAGGAGAGAGAGGCCACAGTTATAGTGCTGTGGTGTCAAACACCTGAAgcaataaaagttttaaagaccGCAGAAAGATTGAAGTTACATAACAGAACATGGATAGCTACAGAAACATATGGAGCTGCACTGGAGTTACTTGAGATTGATCAAAAAGTGGTAAGAGGCTTGTTAGGTGTCACGCCAATACAGCACGAATACCATCCGTTTATTGAACATTTAAAAAGCATTACTCCAAAAACCAATCACAAAAATCCGTGGTTAAAAGAATATtggatgaaaaagaaaaagtgcaCATATTTTAGTCCAGCCAATTATACATGTAGCGACAGGGAGACAAATTTAAGCGAGTTACCGACAAGTAAATCTATCAATGTTCTCAATTCTGTCTATGCTATAGCTCATGGCCTACACTCATATCTTTCAGAGGCAGGGCCTACTATAAATGATGAAATAGATCGAGAAGCATTATTACATCATATACAAAACGTTGACTTTTTAGGTAAACACAATCTCCCAGTTTCGTTTGATAAACACGGAAATCCTAGTATTACGTTCTACGCAATTTCAAacttaaaatacaataaaacttCAAAGAAACTATTCCATCAAAAGATCGGCACTTGGAACTCGAGAAACCGATGCGTATTAGTAGAAAAGAATTTCATAGAGTTCGCTAATCATTCAGATAAAACACCGCTCTCTACATGCGCTGAAAATTGTAAACCCGGAGAGGAAGGTTTGGTTTTCGGTAACCGGCCATGTTGCTTAAAATGTGTTAAATGCCAGGCCGACCAAGTGCAACCTGAGTACGGAAAGAGATATTGTATACGCTGCCAGCAAGGTACTTTACCGAATAGAAACCAAACAAAGTGCATTAAACCCATTATAACGTCATTCAAGCTCACTAGCACACGCGGAGTGGTGTTAATTGTATCCATGGTGACGGGTTATGTGATAATTCTTTTCAGTATAGGCGTATTTTACGTAAACCGAAACACACCTATAGTGCGAGCGTCAAACAAGAGTTTATCTATGCTTCAGTTAGCAAGCATGCTATGTATATTGTCGCTGCCTTTCTTATGTTTCCAACCACAACCTTCTGCACAACAGTGTCGCATTCGATTGTATCATTTTGTATTCTTCTACACTGTAGCTATCTCGGTGACGTTCACCAAAGCTGATCGCTTGTTGCGTATATTCAAAGCTTCGAGAACAGGCATTTTAGCCAAAAGAAGTATTGTTAAAGGAAACACTGTACAATTTATAGCTGTAGCCGTTCTTACAATAATCGCTGTGTTTTTATGTACTGCGACATATCTTTCGGTTCAACCAACCATAATGGCGGCTACAACGTACACGGACCATGACGACATTCACATATTGTACTACTGCAGTGGACAATATCATCGTGTTTTAATCGTACTGCTCTTTTATATCGCTATCATCGCCCTCATATGCGCTGTCTACGCTTTCAAAGCTCGTAAACTTCCCGAAACCCATAACGAAGCTCGATACACAAGCTTCGCCATGTTTACgtttttgttaatttggatGATGTTTATCCCAATTTACTTTAGCACATCTTCAGAAGTGGATCGGCTCGTTATTTGGTGTGGTGTTTCGTTTACAGCCATCATGGTGATCTACTTCGCGATGTATTTTCCAAAGCTGGTCGTGATTTTGTTCAAACCGAAAAAAAATACGGCGGAGCTTTTtcgccaaaaaataaaaaacagtgcGATATAAGTAAACAGTATGAAATTGTCTTTTTAGTGATAACTTTATTTGCCATAATTACATGGAAAAATACAACCCAACACAAATAATCACTCGTGTAGTATTAAAGAACCCCCTAAATTAGGCCCTGTTTCAGTCTGTCCAGTGATACCAATTCATGTCTAAGTTAAAAATAGGTGGGGCTTTCCACATAGGGAGCATTCAAGAAATAACTCTCCTTTCCTCCT
This window contains:
- the LOC130645155 gene encoding extracellular calcium-sensing receptor-like — its product is MKLVVVIFLAQVMGFQPIHNSTNFNKTEYKNIMAYYKEPCSTSHIPSFQNTQNATFIIGGMFPIHINNKGRLIYNTFALSWVEAFQFAIHEINNSTNLLPGSKLGFQIFDSCNVMSIALDAALQMTQTFGGANSNWSCTCNSRKQSIIALVGDAASSTTTKIAATLSASMTTQISYSATTTELSNKILYPNFLRTIAPDNQQVSLVVDLMRHFRWDYINIIACDDSYGLAGFNELLKQMTRYNICAANSDVYDIKNDNKSIYTSKVIRKLKKEREATVIVLWCQTPEAIKVLKTAERLKLHNRTWIATETYGAALELLEIDQKVVRGLLGVTPIQHEYHPFIEHLKSITPKTNHKNPWLKEYWMKKKKCTYFSPANYTCSDRETNLSELPTSKSINVLNSVYAIAHGLHSYLSEAGPTINDEIDREALLHHIQNVDFLGKHNLPVSFDKHGNPSITFYAISNLKYNKTSKKLFHQKIGTWNSRNRCVLVEKNFIEFANHSDKTPLSTCAENCKPGEEGLVFGNRPCCLKCVKCQADQVQPEYGKRYCIRCQQGTLPNRNQTKCIKPIITSFKLTSTRGVVLIVSMVTGYVIILFSIGVFYVNRNTPIVRASNKSLSMLQLASMLCILSLPFLCFQPQPSAQQCRIRLYHFVFFYTVAISVTFTKADRLLRIFKASRTGILAKRSIVKGNTVQFIAVAVLTIIAVFLCTATYLSVQPTIMAATTYTDHDDIHILYYCSGQYHRVLIVLLFYIAIIALICAVYAFKARKLPETHNEARYTSFAMFTFLLIWMMFIPIYFSTSSEVDRLVIWCGVSFTAIMVIYFAMYFPKLVVILFKPKKNTAELFRQKIKNSAI